A stretch of the Chanos chanos chromosome 1, fChaCha1.1, whole genome shotgun sequence genome encodes the following:
- the pax4 gene encoding paired box protein Pax-4 yields the protein MGHQWSSRSYQGTIFRSRFILNTPLGRGCLNQLGGVYLNGRPLPANKRKVMIELASEGVRPCEISRILKVSNGCVSKILGRYQKTGLLGPKAVGGSRPRLLTTDVIACITKYKQRNPTMFAWEIREKLLADGVCSIEKIPSVSSINRTLKKFQYNHGMEGLTGSWESHNSAEKVWEIMIGERQEKRLNNVEQTDLRQPGIHQGNSQNRNRTTFSPEQCEVLEQEFLKGQYPDLLTREKIATETSLPEDTVKVWFSNRRAKLRREINAKHDVRESKDK from the exons ATGGGGCATCAGTGGTCCAGTAGAT CCTATCAAGGAACAATTTTTCGAAGTAGATTTATTCTTAATACACCACTTG GGCGAGGATGTTTAAACCAACTCGGAGGAGTATATTTGAATGGCCGCCCTCTCCCTGCAAATAAAAGGAAAGTTATGATTGAGTTGGCATCAGAGGGTGTGAGACCATGCGAGATCTCCAGAATTCTGAAG GTTTCTAATGGCTGCGTCAGTAAGATCCTGGGTCGGTACCAGAAGACTGGGCTCCTTGGTCCCAAAGCAGTAGGTGGGAGCAGACCACGCCTCCTCACCACAGATGTTATCGCCTGTATAACCAAATACAAGCAAAGAAACCCCACGATGTTCGCCTGGGAAATTCGGGAAAAGCTGTTGGCAGACGGAGTGTGTAGCATTGAGAAAATACCCAGT GTGTCCTCCATTAACCGTACTCTGAAGAAGTTCCAGTATAACCACGGCATGGAAGGACTGACAGGTTCATGGGAAAGCCACAACAGTGCAG AGAAAGTATGGGAAATAATGATTGGGGAACGGCAGGAAAAGAGGTTGAATAATGTGGAACAGACAGATCTAAGACAACCAGGGATTCATCAGGGCAACTCCCAAAACCGTAACAGAACAACATTCAGTCCAGAACAATGTGAAGTGTTAGAGCAAG AATTTCTCAAAGGGCAATATCCAGACCTTTTAACACGGGAAAAAATTGCTACAGAGACCAGTCTACCAGAGGACACTGTAAAG GTGTGGTTCTCCAACAGAAGAGCAAAGCTAAGACGAGAAATCAATGCCAAACACGATGTCCGTGAATCAAAAG ACAAATAA